The following proteins come from a genomic window of Pannonibacter sp. XCT-53:
- a CDS encoding HIT domain-containing protein has protein sequence MIRFDLNPRLEGDSLPVADLPLCAVRLMKDANYPWLLLIPRQSDLVEITDLAPEDRLQLMTEIATCAETLKGITGCDKINIGALGNVVSQLHVHVIARFRSDAAWPGPVWGAAPATPYEPAAQERLVDALRARLIA, from the coding sequence ATGATCCGCTTCGACCTCAATCCCCGCCTCGAAGGCGACAGCCTGCCTGTTGCCGACCTGCCGCTGTGTGCCGTGCGCCTGATGAAGGATGCGAATTACCCCTGGCTCCTGCTCATTCCGCGCCAAAGCGACCTGGTCGAGATCACCGACCTTGCGCCGGAGGACCGGCTGCAGCTCATGACCGAAATCGCCACCTGCGCCGAGACCCTCAAGGGCATCACCGGCTGCGACAAGATCAACATCGGCGCCCTCGGCAACGTGGTGTCCCAGTTGCACGTGCATGTGATCGCCCGGTTCCGGAGCGATGCGGCCTGGCCCGGTCCCGTCTGGGGCGCCGCGCCCGCAACCCCCTATGAACCCGCCGCACAGGAGCGCCTCGTTGACGCGTTGCGCGCCCGGCTGATCGCCTGA
- a CDS encoding TIGR02300 family protein, with protein sequence MAKPELGTKRLCPGCGAKYYDLNRNPITCPKCGTLFDVVSSARAAKASRVIEQEDDEDEEEDLVAPELVTLEEADAEVEGDVVPDLEEDEEADIGDEPEDDVFIDDEDEEDESVPGIVLEIDDDTDR encoded by the coding sequence GTGGCAAAACCTGAACTTGGTACAAAGCGTCTGTGCCCTGGCTGCGGCGCCAAATATTACGATCTGAACCGCAACCCGATCACCTGCCCGAAGTGCGGCACCCTGTTCGACGTCGTGTCGAGCGCCCGTGCCGCCAAGGCCTCCCGCGTCATCGAGCAGGAGGATGACGAGGATGAGGAGGAAGATCTGGTCGCGCCCGAGCTGGTCACGCTGGAGGAAGCGGATGCCGAGGTCGAGGGCGATGTGGTGCCGGATCTCGAGGAAGACGAGGAAGCCGACATCGGCGACGAGCCGGAAGATGACGTGTTCATCGACGACGAGGACGAGGAAGACGAGTCCGTTCCCGGTATCGTTCTGGAAATCGACGACGATACAGACCGTTAA
- a CDS encoding Na/Pi cotransporter family protein → MHPLLLILHLAAAVMLLLWAVRMVRTGMERAYGAALRDGLRKAQGGVAGMALAGAVLAVLLQSSTAVGLLAAGFAGSGLLGGAAGLAALIGADVGSALVVRILSLDLSGLIPVLILAGCVLFLKFEGRQPRQIGRIILGIGFVLLSLKMIGEATQPLRSSTVLPLVIGYLQNDALTSFALVALLTFGLHSSVAMVLLLATLAGAGVLPVAAALPMVLGANLGAGVIALWLTRDMSPQARRIPLGNLIVRAAAALAGLLLLQAVPADPAWFGASPAAQLVNAHLAFNLVLAGLALPLVTPVTRLAERLLKEKETPDLMVSQRPQSALDRSTLALPGLALASAKRELLLMGETVEQMFRPVMDLMAGTDPERITAVRALDAEVNRRHRDIKLFIAEMTRGQLSEEDARRGLQLTDFAINMEHVGDIIAKTLLPLADEKIRLRLTFSDEGWAEMLRLHARVLANLQMAMNVLVSGDTQSAQQLMREKEAMRQLERDSHERHLKRLQTGNADSIATSNMHLEVVRAFKEINSLLVTVAHPILEEQGLILKSRLAEPGEALRRA, encoded by the coding sequence ATGCACCCGCTCCTGCTGATCCTGCATCTTGCCGCTGCGGTGATGCTGCTGCTCTGGGCGGTGCGCATGGTGCGCACGGGCATGGAGCGGGCCTATGGCGCAGCGTTGCGGGACGGGCTGCGCAAGGCGCAGGGCGGTGTCGCCGGCATGGCGCTGGCCGGGGCCGTCCTTGCCGTCCTGCTCCAAAGTTCCACCGCGGTCGGCTTGCTGGCGGCCGGCTTTGCCGGCTCCGGCCTGCTGGGCGGCGCGGCCGGGCTGGCTGCCCTGATCGGGGCCGATGTCGGCTCCGCCCTCGTGGTCCGGATCCTGTCGCTGGACCTGTCCGGACTGATCCCGGTGCTGATCCTGGCGGGCTGCGTGCTGTTCCTGAAGTTCGAGGGACGTCAGCCGCGCCAGATCGGCCGCATCATCCTCGGCATCGGCTTCGTGCTGCTGTCGCTGAAGATGATCGGCGAGGCGACCCAGCCGCTCAGGTCCAGCACCGTGCTGCCGCTGGTCATCGGCTACCTGCAGAATGACGCCCTGACCTCCTTCGCCCTCGTGGCGCTTCTGACCTTCGGGCTGCATTCCTCCGTCGCCATGGTGCTGCTGCTGGCCACGCTGGCAGGCGCCGGCGTCCTGCCCGTCGCCGCCGCCCTGCCGATGGTCCTCGGCGCCAATCTCGGGGCCGGGGTGATCGCGCTCTGGCTGACGCGCGACATGAGCCCGCAGGCCCGGCGGATCCCGCTCGGCAACCTGATCGTGCGCGCCGCGGCAGCGCTGGCCGGGCTCCTGCTGCTGCAGGCCGTGCCCGCCGATCCGGCCTGGTTCGGCGCGAGCCCGGCCGCCCAGCTGGTAAATGCGCATCTTGCCTTCAACCTGGTGCTCGCCGGCCTGGCGCTGCCGCTGGTCACGCCGGTCACGCGCCTGGCGGAACGGCTGCTCAAGGAGAAGGAGACGCCGGACCTGATGGTGAGCCAGCGGCCGCAGAGCGCGCTGGACCGGTCCACCCTGGCCCTCCCCGGCCTCGCGCTTGCCTCGGCCAAGCGCGAGCTGTTGCTGATGGGCGAAACGGTGGAACAGATGTTCCGGCCGGTCATGGACCTGATGGCCGGGACAGACCCGGAGCGGATCACCGCCGTGCGGGCACTCGACGCCGAGGTCAACCGGCGCCACCGCGACATCAAGCTGTTCATCGCGGAGATGACCCGCGGCCAGCTGTCGGAGGAGGACGCGCGGCGCGGCCTGCAGCTGACCGACTTTGCCATCAACATGGAACATGTCGGCGACATCATCGCCAAGACGCTGCTGCCCCTGGCCGACGAGAAGATCCGCCTGCGGCTCACCTTCTCCGACGAGGGGTGGGCCGAGATGCTGCGCCTGCACGCCCGCGTGCTGGCCAACCTGCAGATGGCGATGAACGTGCTGGTCTCGGGCGACACCCAGTCGGCACAACAGCTGATGCGCGAGAAGGAGGCCATGCGGCAGCTGGAACGCGACAGCCACGAACGGCATCTGAAGCGCCTGCAGACCGGCAACGCCGACAGCATCGCAACCTCGAACATGCATCTGGAAGTCGTCCGGGCCTTCAAGGAAATCAATTCCCTGCTGGTCACCGTCGCCCATCCGATCCTGGAGGAACAGGGGCTGATCCTGAAGAGCCGTCTGGCCGAGCCGGGCGAGGCGCTGCGGCGCGCCTGA
- the rpsA gene encoding 30S ribosomal protein S1, translated as MSELNPSTADFAALLNESFASNDLYEGSVVKGTIVAIEKDLAVIDVGLKVEGRVPLKEFGVKGRDGELKVGDEVEVYLERVENALGEAVLSREKARREESWVRLEVSFEKGEKVTGQIFNQVKGGFTVDLDGAVAFLPRSQVDIRPVRDVTPLMHTPQPFQILKMDKRRGNIVVSRRVVLEETRAEQRSELVQSLEEGQTVEGVVKNITDYGAFVDLGGIDGLLHVTDIAWRRINHPSEVLSIGQTVRVQIIRVNQDTHRISLGMKQLETDPWDGIEAKYPISAKFSGRVTNITDYGAFVELEPGIEGLIHVSEMSWTKKNVHPGKIVSTSQEVDVMVLEVDPVKRRISLGLKQTLQNPWDAFAERFPVGTEVEGEVKNKTEFGLFIGLEGDVDGMVHLSDLDWNRPGEQVIEEYKKGDVVKAVVLDVDVEKERISLGIKQLGGDPFESVAAGDVRKNAIVTCEVLEVKDGGLEVKIADSDLTTFIRRADLSRDRAEQRPERFNVGEKFDARVTQFDKKTRRVSVSIKALEIAEEKEAVAQYGSSDSGASLGDILGAALKARDED; from the coding sequence ATGAGCGAACTGAACCCCTCCACCGCGGATTTTGCCGCCCTTCTGAACGAGTCCTTTGCCTCGAACGACCTGTATGAAGGGTCTGTCGTCAAGGGCACGATCGTCGCCATCGAGAAGGACCTGGCCGTCATCGACGTCGGCCTGAAGGTGGAAGGCCGCGTGCCGCTGAAGGAATTCGGCGTCAAGGGCCGTGATGGCGAACTCAAGGTTGGCGATGAGGTCGAGGTTTACCTGGAGCGCGTCGAGAACGCCCTCGGTGAAGCCGTCCTGTCGCGCGAGAAGGCTCGCCGCGAAGAGAGCTGGGTCCGCCTCGAAGTCTCCTTCGAGAAGGGCGAAAAGGTTACCGGCCAGATCTTCAACCAGGTCAAGGGCGGCTTCACCGTGGACCTCGACGGCGCCGTGGCCTTCCTGCCGCGTTCGCAGGTCGACATCCGCCCGGTGCGCGACGTCACCCCGCTGATGCACACCCCGCAGCCGTTCCAGATCCTCAAGATGGACAAGCGCCGCGGCAACATCGTGGTGTCGCGCCGCGTCGTTCTGGAAGAAACCCGCGCCGAACAGCGTTCGGAACTGGTCCAGAGCCTCGAGGAAGGCCAGACCGTGGAAGGCGTGGTCAAGAACATCACCGACTACGGTGCGTTCGTCGACCTCGGCGGCATCGATGGCCTGCTGCACGTCACCGACATCGCGTGGCGCCGCATCAACCATCCGTCGGAAGTGCTGTCCATCGGCCAGACCGTCCGCGTCCAGATCATCCGCGTCAACCAGGACACGCACCGCATCAGCCTCGGCATGAAGCAGCTTGAGACTGATCCGTGGGATGGCATCGAAGCCAAGTACCCGATCAGCGCCAAGTTCTCGGGCCGCGTGACCAACATCACCGACTACGGTGCGTTCGTCGAGCTGGAGCCGGGCATCGAAGGCCTGATCCACGTGTCCGAAATGTCCTGGACCAAGAAGAACGTCCATCCGGGCAAGATCGTCTCGACCTCGCAGGAAGTCGACGTCATGGTCCTGGAAGTCGATCCGGTCAAGCGCCGCATCTCGCTCGGTCTCAAGCAGACCCTGCAGAACCCGTGGGATGCGTTTGCCGAGCGGTTCCCGGTCGGCACGGAAGTCGAAGGCGAAGTCAAGAACAAGACCGAATTCGGTCTGTTCATCGGCCTCGAAGGCGACGTGGACGGCATGGTGCACCTGTCCGACCTCGACTGGAACCGTCCGGGCGAGCAGGTCATCGAGGAGTACAAGAAGGGCGACGTCGTCAAGGCCGTGGTTCTTGACGTCGACGTGGAGAAGGAGCGCATCTCGCTCGGCATCAAGCAGCTCGGCGGTGATCCGTTCGAGTCCGTGGCCGCCGGCGACGTCCGCAAGAACGCCATCGTCACCTGCGAGGTTCTCGAGGTGAAGGACGGCGGTCTGGAAGTGAAGATCGCCGACAGCGACCTCACCACCTTCATCCGTCGCGCCGACCTGTCCCGCGACCGTGCCGAGCAGCGTCCGGAGCGTTTCAACGTCGGTGAGAAGTTCGACGCCCGCGTCACGCAGTTCGACAAGAAGACCCGTCGCGTTTCCGTGTCCATCAAGGCCCTGGAAATCGCGGAAGAGAAGGAAGCCGTCGCTCAGTACGGTTCGTCCGACTCGGGTGCTTCGCTGGGCGACATCCTCGGCGCAGCCCTCAAGGCCCGCGACGAGGACTGA
- a CDS encoding histidine phosphatase family protein, with translation MTGSSRFCVYLTHPEVAIDPAVPVPAWGLSETGRTRAARAALLPWAGAIRHVVSSAERKAIETAEIFAAAHRLPVTIVEATHENDRSATGFLPPAEFEEVASAFFAAPGQSVRGWERAIDAQARIVSAVRQVVASAPAGAPVLFCGHGGVGTLLKCHLLGVGITRRHDQSCGGNWYMFDPLDLERRQADTLDWTAL, from the coding sequence GTGACAGGCTCCAGCCGGTTCTGCGTCTATCTCACGCATCCCGAGGTCGCCATTGATCCGGCCGTGCCGGTGCCCGCGTGGGGGCTTTCGGAAACCGGACGGACACGTGCGGCGCGTGCCGCGCTTTTGCCCTGGGCCGGGGCCATCCGCCACGTGGTCTCCAGCGCCGAACGCAAGGCCATCGAGACGGCAGAGATCTTTGCCGCCGCGCACCGCTTGCCGGTGACGATCGTCGAGGCGACGCACGAAAACGACCGTTCCGCCACCGGGTTCCTGCCACCGGCGGAGTTCGAGGAGGTGGCCAGCGCCTTCTTTGCCGCACCCGGGCAGAGCGTCCGGGGATGGGAGCGGGCCATCGACGCGCAGGCGCGGATCGTCTCTGCGGTGCGACAGGTCGTTGCAAGCGCTCCGGCGGGCGCCCCGGTGCTGTTCTGCGGCCATGGCGGCGTCGGCACCCTGCTCAAGTGCCACCTGCTCGGCGTCGGGATCACCCGGCGGCATGACCAGTCGTGCGGTGGCAACTGGTACATGTTCGACCCGCTCGATCTCGAGCGGCGACAGGCGGACACGCTGGACTGGACGGCCCTGTAG
- a CDS encoding cupin domain-containing protein — MQHFLPFDLDAIEPERDAPAPARLLSGQPEFTTWLVETREDGRQFSGVWQSTPGAWRVVYDEWEFCSILSGVSRLTDATGAVRELRAGDSFILEPGFTGIWEVVETTRKLFVIRLP, encoded by the coding sequence ATGCAGCATTTCCTTCCCTTCGACCTCGACGCCATCGAGCCTGAACGCGATGCCCCGGCTCCAGCCAGGCTTCTCTCCGGCCAGCCGGAATTCACCACATGGCTGGTCGAGACCCGCGAGGACGGGCGTCAGTTCTCCGGCGTCTGGCAATCCACGCCGGGCGCCTGGCGTGTCGTCTATGACGAATGGGAATTCTGCTCGATCCTGTCCGGGGTGTCGCGCCTGACGGATGCCACGGGCGCCGTGCGCGAGCTGCGGGCGGGCGACAGCTTCATCCTGGAGCCCGGCTTCACCGGCATCTGGGAAGTGGTCGAGACGACCCGCAAGCTGTTCGTCATCCGCCTGCCCTGA
- the aroA gene encoding 3-phosphoshikimate 1-carboxyvinyltransferase, with protein MSHHSSPRPLRSRAGSALSGRIRVPGDKSVSHRSLMFGALAAGRTTVSGLLEGEDVLNTAGAMRAVGARIEKTPDGTYLIDGVGLGNLLEPDHVIDFGNAGTGVRLTMGIFGTHPIAATFVGDASLSRRPMGRVLDPLRLMGTQVVARVGDRLPLSIRGADVPVPITYRVPMPSAQVKSAVLLAGLNTPGETTVIEPIATRDHTEKMMAGFGADISVTIDEAGARIIRLKGQPELKAQTIDVPGDPSSAAFPIVAALITPGSDITVENVLLNEHRTGLITTLIEMGGDIVIENERMAGGERVGDIRVRASRLKGVTVPASRAPSMIDEYPVLAIAAAFAEGDTYMPGLDELRVKESDRLAAVARGLEANGVPCHEGEAELTVTGGASGIGGGTVATHLDHRIAMSFLVLGLASDKAVTVDDGAVIATSFPTFTTLFADLGADIAELEDARA; from the coding sequence ATGTCTCATCATTCGTCGCCCCGTCCCCTGCGGTCCCGCGCCGGCTCCGCGCTCTCCGGGCGTATCCGCGTTCCCGGCGACAAGTCCGTGTCCCACCGTTCGCTGATGTTTGGCGCCCTTGCCGCCGGCCGGACCACGGTCTCGGGCCTGCTCGAGGGTGAGGACGTGCTGAACACCGCCGGGGCCATGCGCGCCGTCGGCGCCCGCATCGAGAAGACGCCCGACGGCACCTACCTGATCGACGGGGTCGGGCTCGGCAACCTGCTCGAGCCGGATCATGTCATCGACTTCGGCAATGCCGGCACGGGCGTGCGCCTGACCATGGGCATCTTCGGCACGCATCCGATTGCCGCGACCTTCGTCGGCGACGCCTCGCTGTCGCGCCGGCCGATGGGTCGCGTGCTCGACCCGCTGCGTCTGATGGGTACCCAGGTCGTGGCGCGCGTCGGCGATCGCCTGCCGCTGTCGATCCGCGGGGCCGACGTGCCGGTTCCCATCACCTACCGCGTGCCGATGCCCTCGGCCCAGGTGAAGTCGGCGGTGCTGCTGGCCGGCCTCAACACCCCGGGCGAGACCACGGTCATCGAGCCGATCGCCACCCGCGACCACACCGAGAAGATGATGGCCGGCTTCGGGGCCGACATTTCCGTGACCATCGACGAGGCAGGCGCGCGCATCATCCGCCTGAAGGGCCAGCCGGAGCTGAAGGCGCAGACCATCGACGTGCCGGGCGACCCGTCCTCGGCCGCCTTCCCGATCGTCGCCGCGCTGATCACGCCGGGCTCCGACATCACGGTCGAGAACGTGCTGCTCAACGAGCACCGCACCGGCCTCATCACGACGCTGATCGAGATGGGCGGCGACATTGTGATCGAGAACGAGCGCATGGCCGGCGGCGAGCGCGTGGGCGACATCCGCGTCCGCGCAAGCCGGCTGAAGGGCGTGACCGTACCGGCAAGTCGCGCTCCGTCGATGATCGACGAATATCCGGTGCTGGCCATTGCGGCTGCCTTTGCCGAGGGCGACACCTACATGCCTGGTCTGGACGAGCTGCGGGTGAAGGAGTCCGACCGTCTGGCGGCCGTGGCGCGCGGGCTGGAGGCCAACGGCGTGCCCTGCCATGAAGGCGAGGCCGAGCTGACCGTGACCGGCGGGGCGTCCGGGATCGGTGGCGGCACGGTGGCGACCCACCTCGACCACCGCATCGCCATGAGCTTCCTGGTCCTGGGCCTCGCCAGCGACAAGGCCGTGACCGTCGATGACGGCGCGGTGATCGCCACCAGCTTCCCGACCTTTACCACGCTCTTTGCAGACCTCGGTGCCGACATTGCCGAGCTGGAGGACGCACGCGCATGA
- the cmk gene encoding (d)CMP kinase codes for MIIAIDGPAASGKGTLARRLAAHFGLRHLDTGLTYRAVAAALLAQGLPLGDEAIAVEIARRLDLSHMDRALLSAHETGEAASRIAVLPALREELVRLQRAFAKAPPGAVLDGRDIGTVVCPDAGVKLYVTAAPEARAKRRTAEMLSQGKEADFASVLEDLKRRDERDQSRTVAPLRQAADAHLLDTTEMDIETAFRAAVDIVTAARAS; via the coding sequence ATGATCATCGCGATCGACGGACCGGCCGCATCCGGCAAGGGAACGCTTGCCCGTCGTCTTGCAGCGCATTTCGGCCTGCGCCACCTGGACACCGGCCTGACGTATCGGGCCGTGGCGGCGGCGCTGCTGGCGCAGGGGCTGCCGCTTGGCGATGAAGCCATCGCGGTCGAGATCGCCCGACGTCTCGACCTGAGCCACATGGACCGGGCGCTGCTGTCGGCGCATGAAACCGGCGAGGCGGCCTCGCGCATCGCCGTGCTGCCGGCCCTGCGCGAGGAGCTGGTCCGCCTGCAGCGGGCCTTTGCCAAGGCCCCTCCGGGCGCCGTGCTCGACGGGCGCGACATCGGCACGGTCGTCTGCCCCGACGCGGGCGTGAAGCTCTATGTCACGGCTGCGCCCGAGGCGCGGGCGAAACGGCGCACGGCAGAGATGCTGTCGCAGGGCAAGGAGGCAGACTTTGCCTCCGTGCTCGAGGACCTGAAGCGTCGCGACGAGCGCGACCAGAGCCGCACCGTCGCTCCGCTGAGGCAGGCCGCAGACGCGCACTTGCTTGACACGACCGAAATGGATATAGAGACGGCGTTTCGTGCGGCTGTGGATATCGTGACAGCCGCCCGGGCTTCCTGA
- a CDS encoding lytic murein transglycosylase — protein MRRPVHLVAALCALVSSLALVGAPAPARADYDTEFATFLAQTVIPAARAAGVPQSVLDRELRSLTPDTGLPGLGRPDRPEAPPKVDFQAEFRAPGGYFKESQFRALAGPGRTLAQKHAATLKAIEARYGVPGRIVLAIWARETGYGAARIPHDGLRVVATRAFMGDRRAFFLGETVAALQILADGHISRAELRSSWGGAMGQPQFLPSSFLTYAVDFDGDGKRDIWRSVPDTLASIANYLKEKGWVAGRDWGYEIALPASVSCTREGPDRRQRIADFVAEGVTRASGRPFPERELAREANLLLPAGRLGPAFLATENFYVLKAYNESDVYALFVGHLADRYGSDAGFVGRWQDTPHLSRGAVRDLQLKMEKAGYDVGGADGLIGFKTRRSLGMVQEQAGRTATCWLD, from the coding sequence ATGCGCCGCCCGGTTCACCTTGTCGCTGCCCTCTGCGCCCTCGTCTCGTCGCTGGCCCTGGTCGGTGCGCCCGCTCCGGCCCGGGCGGACTACGACACAGAGTTCGCCACCTTTCTGGCGCAGACGGTCATTCCTGCGGCGCGGGCCGCCGGCGTGCCCCAGTCGGTGCTTGACCGGGAACTGCGGTCGCTGACGCCGGACACCGGCCTGCCGGGTCTGGGTCGCCCCGACCGTCCGGAGGCCCCGCCCAAGGTCGATTTTCAGGCCGAGTTCCGCGCGCCGGGCGGCTACTTCAAGGAAAGCCAGTTCCGCGCCCTGGCCGGACCCGGCCGGACCCTGGCGCAGAAGCACGCGGCGACGCTGAAGGCCATCGAGGCCAGGTATGGCGTGCCCGGCCGCATCGTTCTGGCCATCTGGGCGCGCGAGACGGGCTACGGCGCGGCCCGGATCCCGCATGACGGCCTGCGCGTGGTGGCCACGCGGGCGTTCATGGGCGACCGGCGCGCGTTCTTTCTGGGCGAGACCGTTGCGGCCCTGCAGATCCTTGCCGACGGCCACATCAGCCGCGCCGAGCTGAGAAGCTCCTGGGGCGGGGCCATGGGGCAGCCGCAGTTCCTGCCCTCGTCCTTCCTCACCTATGCGGTCGATTTCGATGGCGACGGCAAGCGGGACATCTGGCGTTCGGTGCCGGACACGCTCGCCTCGATTGCCAATTACCTGAAGGAAAAGGGCTGGGTCGCCGGCCGGGACTGGGGGTACGAGATCGCGTTGCCGGCCTCGGTCTCCTGCACCCGCGAGGGACCGGACCGCCGGCAGCGCATCGCCGACTTCGTCGCCGAGGGCGTGACGCGGGCGAGCGGCAGACCGTTCCCGGAGCGCGAGCTGGCGCGCGAGGCCAACCTGCTGCTGCCGGCCGGCCGCCTGGGTCCGGCCTTCCTCGCCACCGAGAACTTCTATGTGCTGAAGGCCTACAACGAGAGCGACGTCTATGCGCTGTTCGTCGGTCATCTGGCGGACCGGTATGGCTCGGATGCGGGCTTCGTCGGCCGCTGGCAGGACACCCCGCACCTGTCTCGCGGCGCGGTGCGCGACCTGCAGCTGAAGATGGAGAAGGCCGGCTACGACGTCGGCGGTGCCGATGGCCTGATCGGCTTCAAGACCCGCCGCTCCCTGGGCATGGTCCAGGAGCAGGCCGGGCGCACGGCGACCTGCTGGCTCGATTGA
- the nudC gene encoding NAD(+) diphosphatase, translating to MQQDAYALATAPGGMSFIVNPLDRCAERRGDPEWLRSLMAQPDAAFVVATAGKLVLRAGSGIRHSRADADRLGLDPAETAFLGLEPTGRPLFACTAGLSEEDLEIRDGLEVIDLRSLAMRGDLPEADIGALAQTRALMHWHLSHRFCSRCGHRTTLAEAGYRRDCPSCQAQHFPRTDPVVIMLITHGDKVLLGRPPRLIEGVFTTLAGFMEPGETVEAAVRRETYEESRVRVGDVSVVLNQPWPFPANLMLGCRGTALTTEIDIGQDELEACRWCDRAEVETMLAGTHPLGHRIPPGISIAHHLILGWLRETAA from the coding sequence ATGCAGCAGGACGCCTACGCCCTGGCCACCGCGCCGGGCGGCATGAGTTTCATCGTCAACCCGCTCGACCGCTGCGCCGAACGCCGTGGCGACCCGGAGTGGCTCCGCAGCCTGATGGCGCAGCCGGATGCCGCCTTCGTGGTTGCGACCGCTGGAAAGCTGGTGCTGCGCGCCGGCAGCGGCATCCGTCACAGCCGCGCCGATGCGGATCGTCTGGGGCTTGATCCGGCGGAGACGGCCTTTCTCGGGCTGGAGCCGACGGGACGCCCCCTGTTTGCCTGCACCGCCGGCCTCAGCGAGGAAGACCTGGAGATCCGGGACGGGCTGGAAGTCATCGACCTGCGGAGCCTGGCCATGCGCGGCGACCTGCCGGAGGCAGACATCGGAGCCCTCGCCCAGACCCGGGCCCTGATGCACTGGCATCTGAGCCACCGGTTCTGCTCGCGGTGCGGTCACAGGACCACACTGGCCGAGGCCGGCTATCGTCGCGACTGTCCGTCGTGTCAGGCGCAGCATTTTCCGCGCACCGACCCGGTGGTCATCATGCTCATCACCCATGGCGACAAGGTTCTGCTCGGCAGGCCGCCGCGGCTGATTGAAGGCGTCTTCACGACCCTCGCCGGGTTCATGGAGCCGGGCGAGACCGTCGAGGCAGCGGTGCGACGCGAGACCTACGAGGAATCGCGGGTGCGCGTCGGCGACGTGTCGGTCGTTCTGAACCAGCCGTGGCCCTTCCCGGCCAACCTGATGCTGGGCTGCCGCGGCACCGCGCTCACGACCGAGATCGACATCGGCCAGGACGAGCTCGAGGCCTGCCGCTGGTGCGACCGGGCGGAGGTCGAGACCATGCTGGCGGGAACGCATCCGCTCGGCCACCGGATCCCGCCGGGCATCTCGATTGCCCATCACCTGATCCTTGGCTGGCTGCGGGAAACCGCAGCGTGA